TCAGCTTGTCCGACTATCGCGGCAAATGGCTGGTATTTTTCTTCTATCCTCTGGATTTCACTTTCGTGTGCCCGACTGAAATTACGGCGCTCAGCGATGCGGCCGATCAATTCACGGCGCTTGATACCGAAATTCTTGGCGTGAGCATCGATTCCGTGCACAGCCATAAAGCTTGGATCAACGCTTCCAAAGACGCTAACGGTCTTGGTCAGCTGAAGTTCCCGCTTGCTTCCGACATTACGAAGAAGGTTGCCAGCGATTACGGCGTGTTGATCGAAGAAGAAGGCATCGCGCTTCGCGGTCTTTTCATCATCGATCCGGAAGGCGAACTGAAATACCAAGTCGTCAACCACAATGATGTAGGCCGCAGCGTGGAAGAAACCTTGCGCGTGCTGCAGGCGCTGCAATCGGGCGGATTGTGCCCTATGAACTGGAAACCGGGCGATAAGAACCTGTAAGCTGTAAGGCTTCCACTTTTTGTCCTTTGAAATGCTGATTAAAGCCTCCTTCCGGATGTTTATCCGGTCAAGGGGGCTTTTTGCAACAAAACGCCTGTCTTTTTGCCTCAATATGATTGAAAATGGGCGTAAAGGTTAATATAAACCTTAAATCAGCAGGAATCGCCGGCAAGCGTGTATAATACAATAATACGAAACCATTGAAATGACCTGAGGAGGGTGAACAATCATGAGTTTTTGCTGTGGAGCGAGTATG
This region of Paenibacillus sp. URB8-2 genomic DNA includes:
- a CDS encoding peroxiredoxin, with the protein product MAERLVGKPAPDFTMETVSGDGKEFGKVSLSDYRGKWLVFFFYPLDFTFVCPTEITALSDAADQFTALDTEILGVSIDSVHSHKAWINASKDANGLGQLKFPLASDITKKVASDYGVLIEEEGIALRGLFIIDPEGELKYQVVNHNDVGRSVEETLRVLQALQSGGLCPMNWKPGDKNL